The DNA region TTGATTAACGTCCAGCAATTTGCGCAAAGGGTTATGAATCTGTCTGAATACCGTAAAAACCTTTATGAATATCTTGTGACTAAGATGAATGATATTGCACCAAATCTGACATCATTGATTGGTGAAGTTGTTGGAGCTCGTCTAATCTCTCATGCTGGCAGTCTTTCAAATCTTGCCAAGTGTCCTGCCTCCACTCTCCAAATTCTTGGTGCTGAGAAGGCACTCTTCAGGTTGCTGCAGTCAACATCTTATGATTTCCCAGTGTTTCCGTAATTCTGATTTCACTTTGTCAAGTAGTCACAACAATATGGTTCTTATGCTTGTCTGCTTTGTCCATCAGAGCGCTGAAAACTCGAGGGAACACACCTAAGTATGGCCTTATATTCCACTCCTCCTTCATTGGGCGTGCTTCAACCAAGAACAAGGGCAGAATGGCTCGTTACCTGGCAAACAAATGCTCGATTGCGTCTCGCATTGATTGCTACTCAGGTTAGTTTCAAAGGGTTCTGTTACCGGACTCTTTTGTATGCTGAATATTCTCATTCTGAAAGCATCCTGCTTGATTGTTTGCCACTGTAATCTGACTCCAGAGGCAAGCACATCTGTCTTTGGCCAAAAATTGCGTGAGCAAGTTGAGGAGAGACTGGACTTCTATGACAAGGGTGTTGCGCCTCGTAAAAACCTTGATGTTATGAAAGCTGCTATTGACAGTATGGTCAATGGAACCTCAATTGATGATGATGGTAAGCATAGGCTAATTCCATATATCAGAAATGCAAGCACTTTTAATTTTAGTTTCCTCTGGAACAATGGTTTACCCATTCCATGTTCGATGATGTTTACGCTGTTCTTCAATGTGTGCAGATAATGAGAGGACTGATGCATCTGCCAAGAAAAGCAAGAAAAAGAAGTCCAAGGCTGAGGCTGATGGTGATGCAATGGAACTGGATAAGCCTTCCAATGCTGCTGACGGTGAAGCTGAGCCTGGAactgagaagaagaagaagaaaaagaagcaTAAGCTAGAGGAGACCCAGGAGCAGGAGAATGTGGCAACCAATGGTGATGCCGAAGTTACCAAAACtcccaagaagaagaagaagagccgtGAAGTTTCAGAGGATGCTGAACCTAAGACAGCCACTgaagggaagaagaaaaagaagaagaaggccAAGGCTGAGGATAATGAGTAGTTTATTTGTTGTATGGGGGATGAATTCGAGTATTTGTTGAAAACAGAGATAAGCGTCTAGGTTCTAGTTCATGCAGAGCTTGAAATCATGTCCAACTATGAAGTTTACTTATCTTATCCATATGTAGTGTTGATTCCCCGATGAAGGGTGTGGGATCTCGTCTAGCCTGCATGGAATTTTTGTTTGAAGAGGCTAATTTTAAAAATCGTGATAGATGGTCTGCTTATCAGGGTTAAACCCTTTTCGCCGTGTGGTGGTTTGTTATTTCAGTTTTGACGCGTGTACTCTGGTGGTTTGGTGTCTTCGGTGTGTTACGGTTTCTGTTTGACAGGACCGATTGTTAATGCGAAGACGAGAGCATCTTCTACGGAGACATGCTCACGAATTTTACGTGTATTTGCTTTCAGTGGATATATACTCTTCCGTATGAACTATGCAAAGTAGACAGCATGTGAAGCTAGGATTTAATTTGTGGCTGCTGCATGACTATCGAGCATCGTCTGCCCAGGCTCACTGAACCCGTAGCAAGCACTGAACCGAGACCCAGCATTCGTGAATCTCAAGTACAGACGAATACCAATCAGCAGAGATGAGCTGCGCCAGAATACGCGAAACCTAGGTGGCAAGCAACAAACTGAGAGTTTTCCTTTGGGAGGGCTTGATCaactccttcttcttcttcttcttcttctttttctttttactCCTGCTTAATGAAACAGGTGCATTTGCACGTTTTTGAAAAAAGTTGCGCTTAAAGAAGAAAGTGCTAGCTCCTCACGTTCTATCCGTGAAGCTAAAATGGCCATTCCCAGTAGTCATTTTCATTTCAGCGTTTCTAAGACTGCTGTGAAATGAAATCTTGAATGCAGCCCAAATGCAGAAGCACATAGAAGGAAAATATTCGGCCTCTCTTGTGCTGTGGGAATCACTATGATGGATTGTGTGATACAAATCAAACTGAGAAAGCAGGCATTTTCTTAGCTTCTCCATGTTTAGGGAACACAATGAAGATGCATCTGAATCCTGGCAAGGCCGAGCAAGTCTCTGATGGGATCTAATATGAAATGTTACCTGGGAAGTAAGCAGGTATTAGATAAAGCTTTGAAGAGGCATATACTTTACTATAAGTTTAAACTGGAAGCATGATATTCCTCCAGCTGGAAAGATAAAAAGGTATGCCAACAACATAACAGAAAGTAACAGTGCCAAAAAAAAGGACCACCGAATGGGTAAAAACTGATGGCAAAAATGCTAGAAAGAAAGTATCACCAATTAAACAATAGTTCAGAGAAAAACATTCTCTCCCAAATTGGGAACAAAAGAGAAACCTAAACAACCATTTGAGCATGTATAGTTATCCTGCCTGATATCATGAGCATACAGTGATAATTTTGGTCAatgtaatttttttaaaaaaatgcatCATTCCTTCAAGGAAAGAAAAGGTAGATTAAGATTGTTTTGCGGAATGCAGAAAATCTAACTTAAACTGAATGAAATATGGTTTTTGAATAAAGAGAAACTGCTATCTGACCTCCCCAAACTTAGCTTCAAGGGTAATCATATTAAACTATATGAGTTCAATTTTAAAATTGAAGCAAAAGAAGAACAAGACAGTCAAGAATTATAAAACATGGTTGATGCAATAAAGGGAGTTCACAAGATGGGAATATACCAATTGATTTTACACTATGTTCTGCATACTGAGGACTTGTCTTAAAGACCTTGCCCTATCAAAGATGAAACCAAATCATGTGGAATATATAGTTCTGCAGAACTGGCATTAAACTAGGGGGTAGAAAAAAAATGGAATTCACAGAAAACTTAGTGGTTATTTCATTCTTTTATAATAGTATATACAAAGTTCATGCTCTCAAGTTCATGGGGTTATTCAGACAAATAGAAAAGCATAAACGGCTGCCTGAAACAATGTCTTTCAATTGATAGATCAGCTATACCATGTGATTCATAAATGGGACCATTTTACTATTGTAGAATACACCAACGCAATCTACGATTTTCTAGCCATCATAGTGCCATGCTTCATTGGACTCACAGTTCATGGCGGCACGAGAAACTCAGATTTAGATCGACAGGTAAAACTATAACTTTTGCAATGTCCACACCGCTACTTACCAAGTTACCATTATAATTCCAGCAGTTAGTAAGGACCACAAGGATGTAAGACAGGGGGTTCTATAATTTTATCATCATTTGAGGAGATAAAAACTCTGTTTCCCTAAAGATAGCCTCCTAGGCTGCTACAGAAAGGCTCTACTGATTTAAAACCATGGAACCATCTACTCACAAACTTCTTTCTTTCTCTGCAAATGTGATGAAAAATTAAGTTAAGTAGAATTCTTTTACAAGTTATTAAGCCTATTCCTTGCCGACCTTCCGTTCGAGCCATTCAGGAACACAGGATTGTCTTTTATCCAAAAACTTACTAGAAAAAGAGGGAATCCCAAGCAAAATAAAGGAAACGCCGGTCTAACTAAAATGTAGGGCCAACATCTGCAATACTCTCTCGTCAATAATAACGATCCAGCTCCGTTTTTGTCCTGGAAATGACTCGACATAAAGAATGCAAATGAAGGCAGGTGCTGACATTGGTGGCATATGCAACAATAGTTCGCAAATCGCAACTAACATAAAGATGCTATTATAGTATTCACTGTAAGCAAAAGTACATGTACAGTTGCATGAACATATGCATCCAACGACACAAATCCACAGAGAGCAGGCGCTAACACAACTACCACATGGAAGGGCCAAGCTAGTTATCAGGCCAAGCTACAAGCAGTCAAGCACATACAGGCAGAAGGGACCAGCAAGGCAGCAAGGAAGCAAAAACCTCACACATCGGCACGAACAAACGCGGGGCCAATCGCAAAAGGGATGGCTCACCTTCGTGACGGCGAGGGAATTGAAGGAGACGTGCGCGCGGGGTCGCTGCCCACCCGCTCGAGCACGGCGAGGTCCCTCTACGCCCGTTCCCTTCCTGGTCTGCAACGGGAACCACGGTAGCCATGAGCTCAAGCGTCCACACGAACGATCAAATGGGGCCGCTCTACTCGCGTGATTTCATCAAACAGGTGGTGCGCGTTGGCGCCACGGGGACATCGACCCGGCTCCGGCTGTTGCCATCGCCGCCTTCGCCGAACAGGCTGCTAGCGCCTAGCGCTGACGCGAGCACGGAGGGTATTACCTGGGCACATGTCGGTGCAGGTGCCAATGATCGGGGCAGCGTCGTCCTCGCTAGCCTCGGCCGCGGGAGGAGCTCCGGCCCCGGTGGCTCGCCTCGCCGCGGCGGTGCATGGCGCTGCCTGGCTCCGCGGCCTGGAAAGTTCGGTGGGTGGGCTTCGATCTTGAGCTCCTGGGGTAGTTTCGAAATTTAGAAATGGTCGAGGCCGCGAATTGGTGGAATGGACCCGCTTCAGTTAACCGTTAAACTGTTTTTTGTTTTGGCGTCACGACTGTTTTAACTGGACGTTTAAACTGCTCCCCGGTCATTCTGATACTAGAAGACTTGTTTTGCTTGAACATTGTATAAAATAATTTGAGTAGtgtttatatttttattttgagGGAATCGGCAGTGTTTATATTGTTTTTAGGATTTGATAGGCACAATTCTTAGCAAAGACTACCAGACAGTAACCGGTGCTTAAATTAATAGAGATAAAAAGAGTATAACCAAATGACATCATAAATTCATCATAGTTTACATGTCCTTGAATACCTTGACAAATGTGCAACAGCGCATGTCATCCCCGGAAAGATGTTGCCCTACTAGCTTCATCTTTTATGAAACAACATATGGTGGTTCGTGACTGGTTTTTGTTAAAAGGGGCAAAAGAAATTTGTATTTTTGTTTCCTCAAAAAAAAATTTTTGTATTTCTGGTAACGCTAGTGAGGCAAAAGCACTAAAACGTCGAGGCAGCCCGCAAAACAAAAAAAACGTCGACGCATGGATTGTAAACACTTGTCTACTGATTCGGGAATAAATGCACTGTGACTGTGATTGTGACTACTTTAACTTTCTTTTGGTTAGTGAATGCCACCTCTTCGTTTCTTGATTTGGAATATGGGAATTTCATAATTGCAGTACATGTTCTTAGGCTATTACTTAGGCTATTCATAATGGGAGTTTTATGGAGTGTTTCATGGCATTAATTAGCCTACCACATCAGCAATTTGGATGACATGGCACATCATTTAAGAAGTAAGAGTTTCATGGAGTTTCACGAGGATGAAACTATGTTAAcccatttccaagaacttgGAAACCGTGTGAAACCTCCATTGAGAGTGTTTTGTTTCATCTTCACACAATTGAGTAAATCCTATTGGTTATTTATTTGCATCATTTAAGTAGTATGTTGGCATATGAAATAGTGAGATGAAACTCTCTATTGAGAGAGGGTGTTTCATCCTTCTACAAAGTTGACGTGGCATTCTTGGAAACATGGACATGAAATTCTCATTGTGATTAGCTTTAGGATGCGAACCTAAAAGACACAATGATACTATGTGGATATGGCATCTTTCTTTAAATCTTATTGTATTTTAAGTCCATGCACTCTACCTGGTAAAAAGTAACTGATGTGTTTTGTCTTTTATTGTCTTCAAAGTGTGACCTTGACCACCTTTTCATTAAAACAATATCTATAAAATCAAATAAATTCATAATATTATAATGGCAATCTTTCATTATAAAACCTGCATATATTATATGTCTAataaatatttaaattaggttTTACAAAGTACGGTTAGCGCGTAGTAGTTTTAACTATAGTGAGTAGTAGTTTTGTGGCGCCTTTATATTCTAGCGAGGCCCACATGGAAGCGACCTAGCGGATTAGCGCGTCCTCCCAGCGTGACCAGCAGGGAGGAACCTTATCATACTCCGCCCCCGACACCATGACGCAACACCACATGAGGAGACCTCCCCATCCGTCCGTCCGTTCCTCCCACCGACAGTCGATCCAGCCTCATATCGTGTGGCCTGCGGGACATTTAACATGGGCCCCGCCGCAAAGCACTTCCAGCTCCCCTCAGCCCACGCCGTCCTAGACGCCGACGGGTGGCCCTGGATCCTTTGtagggcccacatgtcagcaGGGCGCGCGGCACACGCCCGATCTGCCAGCCCGGGCCCGGCCACTTGTGGAAGAATCTCACGGAAAGCGAGGGATGGCGTGCGGTCAGGGGCTCGGGACCCGATGAGAGAGCATTGCATCCATGCGTTCCTTCCTTACCCGCCGGACCCACCGTGCCGGGCCTGCCGCTGCCAGGCGGGGCCCACGTGGGGACAGCGACTATTTATTGGGGGCCGGTGGTGGTGGGCCCCGGTGGAGTCAAGCCGGGTGTAACTATCTCCAGCAATACTTCCCTTCCAATTACCCATATTGGGGGAAAAACATGTGGGGCCCATCTCATCCTTCCCCCATCGGTAGACACGGTTCCAGCAGTGCAACCCATCCGTCTCCCCCGTACTCGCATGCGTAGAGAGAGGGTCGCAGGGTCTGCCGCCACGTGTCGGTAGCAGAATGGCCAACGCGGGatgggggagagagagggcacCCGTAGGAATAGGAGACCGCGGGGTGCACCCGGATTTTGGGGGAGAAATTTGGGGCACTACTGGATATGTGAACAGTACCAAAAATCCTATATTTTGGGAGAAATGGGGAGATGGAGGATGTCGCTGGAGATGGCCTAAATCACGGTCTCTGGGTCTCTGGCACCCCCGTGCTTGCTTCCTTTCCATCATTCCGCTCCCCACACACCCTGCCTGTTTGGGTCGTGGCGGAGTTCCTGGCTGGCGGCCTCCccattcctcctcctcctcctttcccGCCTGGTGGCCACGGCGTCGCTCCCTCCCTCGCGAATTGGGTAGCGGGGGCTCGAGGGTTCCTTCGTCCCCTGGTGAGTAATCCGAGCTTTCCTCGGACGGGTACCCTTGTTGCGAGAGCCGGTCTGGTGCCCAGCCGGATCTGCGCGcatttcttcctcccctctctGTCCGCTCGGGGGTTCATGTGCCACGTGGTACCCCAGAGATCCAACTCGTGCCTGTATCTGCAGTTGGGTTGGGCTCTCTTGGTGGCGTTCTTCAGCGTGCGAGGTGGATCCTCCGATCTCAGTGGGTGCAGCGCCGTAGAACACCTTTGTGCCCAATTGAGGTGACGTGCGGAGTTTCTTTCTCAAAAAGAAATGATGTTTATGTTCCACTTCATTTTTTTCCAGTTTATTAATGTATTTGGGACACATCGAGCGCACGTATTCTAGAACCTAATTGGAAGATATCTATTCATGTTTGGAATAAAACTGTTTTGCCTGTCCCCTCATTTTCCGTTGCCTTCTATTGAAGAAAAATTAGTTGGAGAAGAGGTACAAGATTTGTTTGGAAAGTGGGTTGGAGAAAAGCTTTTGTCTATAGCGACATTTTATAATTTGATCGTTGGAATTCACATCCTATAACTCATTAGAAAAAATGAGACAAGTTAAGAGTTTACTTACTTGACTCATTCGAAACAGTTGTAAAAAGATTCACATATGTATACCAGTGGCGCATCTAGACTTTAAAAATTAGGTGTAGATGATCTCTAAAACTATTCTTTATACTTAACCATATTCATATTCTAAATAAAAGTACTATGGCTAGTTTGAAACATATATTATTTGACAAGCTTAAAGTCATTACTTAAACATATTACATTCCTCTTTAGTCAATAGCCTCTCAAGATCAAATAATAAAGGTTTCACATATCTAATTTATTTATAGCTTATATTAGTCGTTACATAGCTAGCACATAAAATATCTATCGATGTGATATTTTTCTCCATTATAAATTTGAAGTGATGCTTGATATATTTTTTAATAGATAGAATAAGATTTTTTTAGCTGGAATAATTTGTTATAATCCTAACAAATATGTCCGTGCGTTTGTACCGGTGATACTGTGAAGTATTTATTAACCTTATCAGTTTAAATATCATCACAACATTCACATGATAACATCTCATTCAAAGTCCTTTCAAATAAAGTTTTAACCTCTACCACTTCTTAACATTTTCATACATACCACTCATCTACCTTCCTAAAAAATCTTCCCGCCATACTTCACGATGTTGGCTGTCGCGACCTTAACTTCAGCAACGACGAGAGTTGTGAGGGATAGATCCTCGGATACCCGTAAGGAAGGTACCCGTAGGGACTCCTACTAAGATTCATCTCTAATACTACTAAAACTCTACCCTATAATCTtcctaggactcctaccttgtaaccgACTAGTGACCCACCTCTGGGATAAATAAAGGAGGGTAGAGGTACCTAGACATATCGATCAACACTTCGACCAcacatgacgtagggtattacgctctcggcggtccaaacctgtctaaaattTTATGTTCCTTATACCTTCGAATTTCTAATCTCGATGACACACCACCTACAATcaaccacctcgggggtatccctcgatggGATTGGAGGTTAAAcatcgacagctggcgcgctaggcaGAGGTGGTCATTGAAGATCCACTGGCGAGCTTGGAGGACCACATCTACAAAATCAATCTATTACAACTCGGGCGGTACGGCGAGATCAAAATCGCTGAATCTCCAACTAAGTCGGCAACTCGGCCTATATCTACATCAAGTCAGTTCGTTGCGGGGTCTGAAGTGGAGCAGTCTCATCTATCACGGTGCATCAAGTCAACATACAAGAGAGAAGAACACACGGCACCAAATCCGTTCTGGAAACATGGTCCGTGGGGCCTGACCAAGCTGCCGGCCATGATGAAGACAGGAGATGGAGAAGCAGTTTCCTTTCCTGTTCAAGTACGGATGAAGACGGAAGAGTACCATACAAGAATTGGAGGCCTATATCGTGTGTAGATACATGCGAGCTATTGCAAGCACATGCACGTGTACCTGCATCTCGGCTTCATCAACGGTCAATTGCTCGACCGCGGCGACCAAGACGACGTCTGGGGCTTGTCATCCCGAACACGAGGAGAACGCACTGATTCTTCTCCAACTACTTCGATTTTGTTAGGACTCTCATGACTATTTGGATTACTTGTCTTGACAAaacgagttgttgaagtagtcgaaaATAGTCAtacgagttgttgaagtagtaCGAAAAAGTCGTACCAGTTGTTGAAGTAGTCCATTAAACTTCAGAAAGTAATCGATTGAGGCATCGAGTAGTCGTACTTGTTGAAAAAGTAGTCGCAATCACACGACGAAGAGGTACGGGCGACGACGTCGACAGACGGAATTGGTGCGCAGGGACTGATGGTGAATAGTACCAAATCTCGGACACGAAGATCAAGTTGGTGATGACTTGTAACTCGTAGAAGACTAAATCTCAGGTGTAACCAGTATAGTAATATCCTCATCACTACTTATCTGTGTAtatctctcgacgggcattgaaatcctccagagctacacttcgccacCTATTTTATGCCAACGAGCATTCTCTTTGTCACAATGCAGACTACTTATTTATTTTTTCTTAACAGTCGCTAATCTACTGGGGTAGCACATgtcttaatccgtgaaacctcagCTCTTCTGTCTCGCCTAACGCATCTACGTGTACACGAAATAAAGATCTCATGCACGCTATGAGCAATGGCTAAAAcaggatcaggtgcttaaacgtaacagatGGACCACTCGGAAGATTTACATAGGCTAAATAAGAGCTTGACACAATAAGTTTATTTTTACATCGAACAAAtttcggtatcttcgcattatgctacataatgtgtaCATTACCTTTTTCAGATCGAGTTTCGGCAACAACTCTCCAGTTCGTTCAGTACATCTACGATGGCTTCCCTCGCTCCCAGACTCGGGGGTTGGGCACAAAtaactactcgacatggcttcTACGGCTCCCCTAGCTCGTAAGTTTGGTGGCTGGATGCCGCAAAATTACTTGGATGCTAACTCATGTGAGGACTAAAGGCAAAAAAGTAACCTTAGATTACTGCGTGGTTAAAAAACCAGCGGCGGCCTAAGGGTCCTTTGGGATAAGATCTATTTTGAGCGgtattttaaccatcaattcagaTTCTACAAAAAATTATGCAACGCATGCCATAATTCTTTTGGATCTTTTTTCCAAATttaggatttggatttaaggatCGGGGCTGCAGGATATGTGTCATCAGGCATTTGTTTTTCAAATCTATTTGGAAGACAAAAGAAAGAAGATTTAAGACTAATTTGATCCTCagtctgattcttcgattcaacttaaaatttggaggctacttcatatggagtgcgatttgaCTAAAGACTACTCGCGGCTTAAGCATCTTACAGCCTCGAGGCAGTCAAGAAAGTACTCCGGAAGACACATTTCAGGCAAAGTTCAAAAGACTCGAAGATGACTCCAGAAGTACATTGAAGTCGGCAGTACTCGGTTATAAAAAGAGCTCGGGGACTTATTAGGGATAGATCCCAGGTACCCGCAGAAAAAATAAGTCGAACTTCTACTAGGATTCATTCGTAATCCTAATAGAATTTTATCCTGTAATTATATTGGGACTCTTACCTTGTAACCGGCTATTAACCCGCCccctaggatatataaaggagagTAGGGGTATCTAGACACATCAATCTATACCTAAGGCAAGACAAACcgccacacaggacgtagagtattacactctcggcggcccgaacctgtctaaagtttcgtattcctagcaccttcgagttcctaatctcagcGACACCCCACCTAAAATCTACCATCTCaaggtatccctcggtgggctcgTAGGTTAAACACCAATAAGAGTGCCCCACCATATTAGCATGCGTGCTCATCTCGACACTGGTCCGATGACCTACTAATTTACACCTGCAGACCTGCTGAGCATTCACTATTCACCCCTATCCCTAAGTAGGATTAAAAAAAGTTCAAAACTCACGAGCTATTTATATTTGACTTGCTAAAAAACTCAATTCAAGCTAAGCTATACTTGGAATCAAGCCAAGCTTGACCAAACCTGAAACTCGCGAGCACCAATAATCTGAAACTGAGATATTCAATGAAGCTCGAGTATTTCAGTTTTGTATGGCATGTGCATGCACCCCGCTACCTCTATTAATTAAATTCCCAACCATCAAAAGTTAAAATATTATTGCTGGAGGCTAGAGCTTTGCATTAGCTAGCGAGCTACTGTGTTGCACAAGCTAAAATATgtacaaaataatattttttttCATTCTCTTTTAATAGTTCTATTTTATCTTGGTACAATGATGAAGGGAAAGAACCTTACTTATCTTCTCATTAATCACGATTCTTCGTTTCCGATGTTATGATATAAGTACACTCATTTTTTGAAGAGATGTTACCCTGCACGGAAATCGAACGGCCATCCATACTATTCCCCAGATGTGAAGTCAAATAGAATTATCATGAAAACAATTCAATTTTGAAAATAGTACTATTAAAAGAAAATAGATGGAATAAAGTTAAATGTCCAGATATGCTTCGCTTTCCATTTATTCATTTAGGTCAATCTTAGTGCATAGTTTCATTGCACCGTTACGGGGATGAAATTTAGTAACCGAACCGGATGAGTGTTATGAAGATAAAACTGCTCTAACAGCCCATGAAACTCTCCCTTCTCTCACAGCCTATGAAAGTCTCCCTTCTTTTCTCTTAATGATTCTGCCATATCAATAAATTTTCTGATTTGGCATAATATTTAATGCACATAAAATTTCTACTGAGACTAGCCTTATAGGTACATCTCCTTATCTATCATCAATACTGATGCCGTGAAATCTTCTATCGTAGTTTCCATAAGAGTTAGGTGCCGTTTGGATCTCTGAACTAAAGTTTTAGTCCCTGTCACATCGGATGTTTAGATACTAATtcaaaatattaaatataaattcattataaaattaattgcacaAATGAAAACTAATtaacgagatgaatctattaagcttaATTAGATCATAATTTGGCAATACTGTGCTAcaataaatatgtgctaattatagactaattagtATACATGGGTTTATCTTGACAATTAGCCGTgacttatgcaattagtttaaCAATTAGCTTTTATTTAATCTATCTAactgaaaggatctcaagatggcTAGAGGGGGATGAATAGGCTAAACtaaaacttaaaacactttaaacactgtcagtaacacagatatccggatactctggaTATATATCCGAATACTCCGGATTTTATGTCCGGAGTTTTCGGAAATATTGTCCGGAtagtccgggtatgaaacaatgtacACACTAACAAAGATATTGAAACcgcaatttagatcgagtaaatttagacaagctagtggtacctttggagcTTTTCTtaccagttgtcttgctctagagacaAGTGTAATTGTAGATCAGGCTCAAATcatagaaagttagtctcacaagcaaataactaataaaacaagtaaggagcacaagagagagacagaatttgtttcccgaagttcactctcaaaggagctacgtctccgttgagaaaggattcaagagacggtgctcaagaacccttATGCTCCTCTTCGAAgagtgagaccaacgctcaatcCTAAGGTTACTTACTATATGTTTCTTCGAGAGGAATGACGATTATAAACTTCTTGTaatgctcacaacttgcttgagcactCAAAAGCaatgcctagccgtctaggagcttgaagctctaagagtaataaacttgaatccaccgccTAGACAAGGATGTTGTGCTCAAAAGATGGAATGAAAGCTTACTAGCACAAATCTTTGCTCTtacaacaatctcacttgaatccctaaaggaaatcactcaagaatgaaaaaGGGAGTGAGATGGCTCTTCTTTTGCTTGTGAGTGTTTTCTGGTCGAAATGAGTAAGAGAGTTTTAAATGAAGGGGTATGGAAAGTATTTATACCTTctctcacagaaaactagccgttaggtaaagggtacccggatacttcgggtatatatccggatactccggacactggggtccggagactctAGTCTCAGAGAAACTACGGATGGGGAACAGTTACCCGGAAACTCTAGGTGTTTGTCCGGATACTCTAGAACACTATATCCAGACATTCCGGACCATGAACCGGACAATCCGGATGTAACAGGGAATTTCACATGAAGGCTGtttatagtggtaggtttgactctcatggtttttgtaggttctcttgagcacaactaccacgtcaACAGCCGTGGATCAATAGTCcttcttgatagtacggcgttcct from Panicum hallii strain FIL2 chromosome 9, PHallii_v3.1, whole genome shotgun sequence includes:
- the LOC112877427 gene encoding nucleolar protein 56-like produces the protein MALYLLFESASGYGLFHAYGIDEIGQSVEAVRSSVLDLERFGKAVKLTAFNPFSSAVDALNQCNAISEGIMTDELRSFLELNLPKPKEGKKAKYSLGVVEPKVGSHIAEVTGIPCQSNDFIQELLRGVRLHFDRFIKELKESDLEKAQLGLGHSYSRAKVKFNVNRVDNMVIQAIFLLDTLDKDINSFSMRVREWFSWHFPELVKIVNDNYLYAKLAKFIVNKSDLAEKDIPALADIVGDEDKAKEIVEAAKASMGQDLSPVDLINVQQFAQRVMNLSEYRKNLYEYLVTKMNDIAPNLTSLIGEVVGARLISHAGSLSNLAKCPASTLQILGAEKALFRALKTRGNTPKYGLIFHSSFIGRASTKNKGRMARYLANKCSIASRIDCYSEASTSVFGQKLREQVEERLDFYDKGVAPRKNLDVMKAAIDSMVNGTSIDDDDNERTDASAKKSKKKKSKAEADGDAMELDKPSNAADGEAEPGTEKKKKKKKHKLEETQEQENVATNGDAEVTKTPKKKKKSREVSEDAEPKTATEGKKKKKKKAKAEDNE